A genomic region of Armatimonadota bacterium contains the following coding sequences:
- a CDS encoding response regulator transcription factor: protein MAVPRLGRFKPGWERGRGAVSLPFWALGEHPEQMSSGRTILVVDDEASVRDVVSRYLTREGFTVEVAADGVAALALARRAHPDLIVLDIMLPGMDGLEVLRRLREWSDAYVLLLTARSDETDKVVGLGVGGDDYLTKPFSPREMVARVKALLRRSRGGERQPGPLTFGHLRIDPGQRGVWKDGNPVALTTLEFDLLLAMAGAPRLVFTRPQIIERVWGPDFFGDERVVDVHIKELRKKLEDDPGRPAFITTVRGVGYRFEAE from the coding sequence ATCGCGGTCCCGCGTCTTGGCAGGTTCAAGCCCGGTTGGGAGAGAGGCCGCGGAGCGGTCTCTCTGCCCTTCTGGGCATTGGGGGAGCACCCGGAACAGATGTCCTCCGGCCGCACGATCCTGGTTGTTGACGACGAGGCGTCTGTCCGCGACGTCGTCTCGCGGTATCTGACGCGCGAGGGGTTCACGGTCGAGGTCGCCGCGGACGGCGTGGCCGCGCTCGCCCTGGCCCGCCGGGCGCACCCAGACCTGATAGTCCTGGACATCATGCTGCCGGGCATGGACGGGTTGGAGGTGCTCCGGCGGCTGAGGGAGTGGTCGGACGCCTACGTGCTGCTTCTGACCGCGCGCTCCGACGAAACCGACAAGGTCGTGGGGCTGGGCGTGGGAGGTGACGACTACCTGACCAAGCCGTTCAGCCCTCGCGAGATGGTCGCGCGCGTCAAGGCGCTCCTGCGCCGCAGCCGGGGTGGCGAGAGGCAGCCCGGACCGCTCACCTTTGGGCACCTGCGGATAGACCCAGGCCAGCGCGGGGTGTGGAAGGACGGGAACCCCGTGGCGCTGACCACGCTGGAGTTCGACCTGTTGCTGGCCATGGCCGGAGCGCCCCGCCTGGTGTTCACCCGACCGCAGATCATCGAACGGGTCTGGGGGCCCGACTTCTTCGGCGATGAGCGCGTCGTGGACGTCCACATCAAGGAACTGCGCAAGAAGCTGGAGGACGATCCGGGCCGACCCGCGTTCATCACCACGGTGCGGGGTGTCGGCTACCGGTTCGAGGCGGAGTAG
- a CDS encoding insulinase family protein, with the protein MPYPPFLLCRPTTPPDGSAASPYETVILAPRAGDSSLAGESLIAICVGICMGGGRVLKSRAARAAMLLVGLLGALVSAGLSPLPGTAQVRAPGGAVRSVLENGLTVIVQEHRAADVVALHTWVRGGSKDEDDETNGAAHFLEHMLFKGTAKRRAGEMDREVEGVGGVLNAGTSLDWTYYHVVSSSRHFDQMLELQSDAMMRSTLEPSELERERRVVLEEINRRDNFPTTRALELMRGLAFTVHAYRRSVLGTRATIERMPRETLQRFYRTYYVPDNMTVVVVGNVRASQALASVRRAYAGFSGPSVLRQPAPVEPPIEGVRRLVAEQDVRVAYLVLGFPGPTVRDRDVHATDVLAYALGRGLGARLRQQVVERARLAQSIGVSFLTTEDPYLFVISAVAEPAHAERAEAAILAEVAAVADQGITEVELARARNLLEGEHIYGTHTTRGQAYTLGFYATIADLEFASAYLARVRQVTRDDVQRVARRLFDARRYAVAVIRPAGR; encoded by the coding sequence ATGCCCTACCCACCTTTCCTTCTTTGCCGTCCGACGACTCCGCCGGACGGCAGTGCAGCATCGCCCTACGAAACTGTTATATTGGCACCCCGGGCGGGGGATTCCTCCTTGGCGGGCGAATCCTTGATAGCAATCTGTGTGGGGATCTGTATGGGGGGAGGCAGGGTGCTCAAGAGCCGTGCGGCCCGAGCCGCCATGTTGCTGGTGGGGCTGCTGGGCGCGCTGGTGTCCGCGGGCCTTAGCCCTTTGCCCGGGACCGCCCAGGTCCGGGCGCCTGGCGGCGCCGTGCGCTCAGTGCTCGAGAACGGGTTGACGGTAATCGTCCAGGAGCACCGCGCCGCGGACGTCGTGGCCCTGCACACCTGGGTTCGGGGCGGGTCGAAGGACGAGGATGACGAGACCAACGGCGCGGCCCACTTCCTGGAGCACATGCTCTTCAAGGGCACCGCGAAGCGGCGGGCCGGTGAGATGGACCGAGAGGTCGAAGGAGTCGGCGGCGTCCTGAACGCGGGCACCTCGCTGGACTGGACCTACTACCACGTGGTGTCGTCCAGCCGGCACTTCGACCAGATGCTCGAACTGCAGTCCGACGCTATGATGCGCTCGACGCTCGAGCCCTCAGAACTCGAGCGCGAACGCAGGGTCGTGCTTGAGGAGATCAACCGTCGCGACAACTTCCCGACGACGCGCGCCTTGGAACTGATGCGGGGACTGGCGTTCACCGTGCATGCCTACAGACGTTCGGTGCTGGGCACGCGCGCAACGATCGAGCGGATGCCGCGGGAGACGCTGCAGCGGTTCTACCGAACCTACTACGTGCCGGATAACATGACGGTGGTTGTGGTCGGGAACGTTCGGGCCTCACAGGCCTTGGCCAGCGTGAGGCGTGCCTACGCGGGATTCAGCGGCCCGTCGGTTCTGCGCCAGCCGGCTCCGGTGGAGCCACCGATAGAGGGCGTGCGCCGCCTTGTGGCCGAGCAGGACGTCCGCGTCGCCTACCTGGTCTTGGGATTCCCGGGCCCGACGGTGCGCGACCGCGACGTGCACGCGACGGATGTCCTGGCGTACGCGCTGGGGCGGGGGCTGGGCGCGCGGCTGCGCCAGCAGGTCGTGGAGCGCGCCCGCCTGGCGCAGAGCATAGGCGTCTCGTTCCTGACCACCGAGGATCCCTACCTGTTCGTCATCTCCGCGGTCGCCGAGCCGGCGCACGCGGAGCGCGCCGAGGCCGCGATCCTGGCGGAGGTGGCCGCGGTCGCCGACCAGGGGATCACCGAGGTCGAGCTGGCGCGCGCGCGGAATCTGCTGGAAGGCGAGCACATCTACGGCACGCATACAACCCGCGGTCAGGCGTACACGTTGGGTTTCTACGCCACCATCGCCGACCTGGAGTTCGCATCCGCCTATCTGGCACGCGTCCGCCAGGTCACCAGGGATGACGTACAGCGGGTCGCGCGGCGCCTGTTCGACGCGCGCCGGTACGCGGTCGCTGTCATCCGGCCCGCCGGGAGGTGA
- a CDS encoding HAMP domain-containing histidine kinase, whose protein sequence is MRRSLGVQVFVSYLIVLVVGMVVLTAALNFLGSRHVARRVEGTGPRFGGPPATNIERIFRTGVADALVAAGIAAIVAAGALSMYVTRRIVLPVQALAAASQRLAAGHYDERAPVQSTDEMGALADSFNTMAGALEQTEIRRRTLLADVAHELRTPLSGIKGYMEGLSDGVIEAGPETYARVAVEVDRLQRLVTDLEELSRLDAGVLRLIRQTVPVRRIVGAAVERLRPQADDQGLVLEVTVPEALPAVIVDVDRIQQVLANLIGNAIQYTPPPGRITVSARPEGPRVRIDVEDTGLGIAAEHLTHVFERFYRVDRSRARSGGGSGLGLTIARYLVEAHGGSIRAASPGPGRGSTFSFTLPAAG, encoded by the coding sequence GTGAGGCGGTCACTGGGAGTCCAGGTCTTCGTTTCGTACCTGATCGTTCTGGTCGTGGGTATGGTGGTGCTGACGGCGGCGCTCAACTTCCTCGGCTCGCGGCATGTGGCCCGCCGAGTAGAGGGCACTGGGCCGCGGTTCGGAGGGCCCCCAGCCACTAACATTGAGCGGATCTTCCGCACCGGCGTCGCCGACGCCCTGGTCGCAGCAGGCATCGCTGCGATCGTGGCTGCCGGCGCCCTCAGCATGTACGTGACCAGGAGGATCGTGCTGCCGGTGCAGGCCCTGGCCGCCGCCAGCCAGCGCCTGGCCGCGGGCCATTACGACGAGCGGGCGCCGGTTCAGAGCACCGATGAGATGGGTGCCCTTGCCGACAGCTTCAACACCATGGCCGGGGCCCTGGAGCAGACGGAGATCAGGCGGAGGACTCTCCTGGCCGATGTGGCCCACGAGCTTCGAACGCCGCTCTCCGGCATCAAGGGGTACATGGAGGGGCTGTCCGACGGCGTGATCGAAGCCGGGCCCGAGACCTATGCCCGGGTCGCCGTGGAGGTTGACCGGCTTCAGCGGCTGGTGACCGACCTGGAGGAGCTCTCGCGGCTGGACGCCGGGGTGCTCCGGTTGATTCGTCAGACAGTGCCCGTGCGCCGGATCGTGGGCGCGGCCGTGGAGCGCCTGCGCCCGCAGGCCGATGACCAGGGGCTTGTACTGGAGGTGACCGTGCCCGAGGCACTGCCCGCGGTGATCGTGGACGTTGACCGCATCCAGCAGGTGCTGGCGAACCTGATCGGCAACGCAATCCAGTACACGCCGCCGCCGGGCCGCATCACGGTGAGCGCGCGCCCCGAGGGACCGCGGGTCAGGATTGACGTGGAAGACACCGGATTGGGTATCGCGGCCGAGCACCTGACGCACGTCTTCGAACGGTTCTACCGCGTGGACCGATCGCGCGCCCGCAGCGGAGGCGGCAGCGGCCTGGGCCTCACGATCGCCCGGTACCTGGTCGAGGCCCACGGCGGAAGCATTCGCGCGGCCAGCCCCGGCCCCGGACGCGGCAGCACCTTCTCCTTCACCCTTCCGGCCGCTGGCTGA
- a CDS encoding cold-shock protein, with the protein MPIGSVKWFSAEKGYGFITPDEGGKDVFVHYSAIQADGYRSLSEGQKVEYEVVTGQKGPQASNVKPIG; encoded by the coding sequence ATGCCGATCGGATCAGTCAAGTGGTTCAGCGCGGAGAAGGGCTACGGCTTCATCACTCCCGACGAGGGCGGCAAGGATGTCTTCGTCCACTATTCCGCGATTCAGGCCGATGGCTACAGGAGCCTCAGCGAGGGCCAGAAGGTAGAGTACGAGGTCGTGACGGGTCAGAAGGGTCCCCAGGCCTCCAACGTCAAGCCCATAGGCTAG